In Mercurialis annua linkage group LG6, ddMerAnnu1.2, whole genome shotgun sequence, the following are encoded in one genomic region:
- the LOC126686420 gene encoding histone acetyltransferase GCN5, whose amino-acid sequence MDSHSHLNLTNRSRSSQSPSPSHSASASATSSIHKRKLAAAAASEDHALPFPPSSFSADTRDGALTSNDDLESISARGADSDSDVEDSDVVVDEDEDEFDNDSSMRTFTAARLEANAGASGVGGSGSGGGGAGGGSMARNTKMKSENNSTVKIEKLEGKDGGAGGVGSTAAGNSMKEDAVKIFTENLQTSGAYSAREESLKREEEAGKLKFVCLSNDGIDAHMVWLIGLKNIFSRQLPNMPKEYIVRLVMDRTHKSVMVIRRNHVVGGITYRPYVSQKFGEIAFCAITADEQVKGYGTRLMNHLKQYARDADGLTHFLTYADNNAVGYFIKQGFTKEIYLEKDRWQGYIKDYDGGILMECKIDPKLPYIDLSTMIRRQRQAIDEKIRELSNCHIVYPGIDFQKKEAGIPKKIVKVEDIPGLREAGWTPDQWGHSRFNAFNTSTDSTTNQKHWTAFMRSLLKSMLDHVDSWPFKEPVDARDVPDYYDIIKDPVDLKTLAKRTESEQYYVTFDMFVADVKRMFANARTYNSPDTIYYKCTTRLEAHFESKVQSGFQSAAKIQQ is encoded by the exons ATGGACTCTCACTCTCACCTAAACTTAACCAACCGCTCTCGCAGCTCTCAGTCTCCGTCACCTTCGCACTCCGCTTCTGCTTCCGCAACTTCCTCTATTCACAAACGAAAGCTAGCCGCTGCCGCTGCATCTGAAGACCACGCACTGCCATTCCCTCCTTCATCTTTCTCCGCCGATACACGCGACGGAGCACTCACATCAAATGACGATCTCGAAAGCATATCCGCTCGCGGCGCCGATTCCGACTCCGACGTGGAAGACTCAGACGTTGTCGTTGACGAGGATGAGGACGAGTTCGACAATGACTCATCTATGCGGACATTCACCGCAGCGCGACTGGAGGCGAATGCCGGAGCATCAGGAGTGGGAGGCAGTGGTTCTGGAGGTGGCGGTGCTGGTGGAGGATCGATGGCGAGGAATACGAAGATGAAGTCGGAGAATAATTCAACTGTTAAGATTGAAAAGCTAGAAGGAAAGGATGGTGGGGCAGGTGGTGTGGGGTCTACAGCAGCTGGTAATTCGATGAAGGAGGATGCTGTTAAGATATTTACTGAGAATTTGCAAACTAGTGGTGCTTATAGTGCTAGGGAAGAAAGTTTGAAGAGAGag GAGGAAGCAGGGAAGCTCAAGTTTGTATGTCTTTCGAATGATGGTATTGATGCGCACATGGTTTG GCTGATAGGATTGAAGAACATATTTTCCAGGCAGTTGCCTAACATGCCTAAAGAGTATATTGTGCGTCTTGTCATGGACCG AACCCACAAGTCCGTTATGGTTATCAGACGTAATCACGTTGTTGGTGGCATCACATATCGTCCATATGTAAG CCAAAAGTTTGGGGAGATAGCTTTTTGCGCTATCACAGCAGATGAACAAGTAAAAGGGTATGGAACAAGATTGATGAATCATTTGAAGCAGTATGCACGTGATGCTGATGGGCTAACACATTTTTTGACATATGCTGACAATAATGCCGTTGGTTATTTCATTAAACAG GGTTTTACTAAAGAGATTTACTTGGAGAAGGATCGTTGGCAAGG GTATATTAAAGACTACGATGGAGGTATCCTTATGGAGTGCAAAATTGATCCGAAACTTCCATACATTGATTTATCAACAATGATTCGTCGTCAAAGGCAG GCTATTGATGAAAAGATAAGAGAGCTATCCAATTGTCACATTGTTTATCCAGGGATTGATTTTCAAAAG AAAGAAGCTGGCATTCCTAAAAAGATTGTCAAAGTTGAGGATATTCCTGGCTTGA GGGAAGCCGGATGGACTCCTGATCAGTGGGGCCATTCACGTTTCAATGCCTTTAATACTTCTACAGACAGCACCACAAATCAAAAGCATTGGACTGCATTCATGCGCTCACTTTTAAAG TCGATGCTCGACCACGTTGATTCATGGCCATTTAAGGAACCAGTTGATGCTCGTGATGTTCCTGATTATTATGACATTATCAAAGACCCTGTAG ACCTAAAGACATTGGCAAAGAGGACAGAGTCGGAGCAGTATTATGTAACGTTTGATATGTTTGTGGCGGATGTCAAGAGGATGTTTGCCAACGCACGCACATATAATTCGCCTGatactatttattataaatgtacAACAAG ATTGGAAGCCCATTTCGAAAGTAAAGTTCAATCAGGTTTCCAATCTGCTGCCAAAATACAGCAATAA
- the LOC126653775 gene encoding uncharacterized protein LOC126653775, whose translation MGPLLHKQKSPSLKKARGSTAIFGNKPGFSDLKMSKPVGFSKFLKTLHAGIVIHNWPSQCAPLHYKIVNKIISFAQSICLNLIISFAPFLPLYEKTEESLERPSSFLDLSYNVRRAAQSVKNENYEAQANYGLIDAMHAIVRQNREDEERLRIVEARRKIGAFVVRRFNGVQYLGEVKDYDPSTKLYKVEYLNGSFHEYVDAEEVDRSLGWRDPILYYSKPRVQEEVPVPIVTYPVVNNFSRIEEEEKKEEEEGPKRKKPKPSGKKRGRPAKKPTTTPYVPLYKETKRDVYFWY comes from the exons ATGGGTCCACTTCTACATAAACAGAAGAGCCCGTCGCTCAAAAAAGCGCGTGGATCTACTGCCATTTTCGGAAACAAACCT ggtttttcagatctgaaaatgagCAAGCCTGTGGGATTTAGCAAGTTTCTGAAG ACATTGCATGCAGGAATT GTAATTCATAATTGGCCTAGTCAATGTGCACCTCTACACTACAAGAtcgttaataaaattatttcatttgCTCAATCCATAtgtcttaatttaattatttcatttgcCCCATTCCTACCATTATATGAGAAAACAGAAGAATCCTTGGAGCGTCCTTCGTCATTTCTCGATCTGAGCTATAATGTCCGTCGTGCGGCACAATCTGTCAAGAACGAGAATTACGAGGCACAAGCAAACTATGGATTGATTGATGCGATGCATGCTATTGTGAGACAAAATCGAGAGGATGAA GAACGACTACGAATTGTTGAAGCAAGACGCAAGATCGGAGCATTTGTAGTTAGGAGATTTAATGGCGTGCAATATCTTGGAGAAGTTAAAGATTATGATCCAAGTACCAAATTGTACAAG GTTGAGTATTTGAACGGGTCATTCCATGAGTACGTTGACGCCGAAGAAGTTGATCGAAGTTTAGGGTGGAGAGATCCTATTTTATACTACAGTAAGCCTAG GGTTCAAGAAGAGGTGCCAGTGCCTATCGTAACTTATCCTGTTGTGAACAATTTTTCAAgaattgaagaagaagagaaaaaagaagaagaagagggaCCAAAGAGAAAAAAACCAAAACCCTCGGGGAAAAAAAGAGGAAGGCCAGCTAAAAAACCAACTACTACTCCTTATGTTCCTCTTTATAAGGAGACTAAAAGGGATGTTTACTTCTGGTACTAG